GAGTTTCTCACTTTCTCTAACAGCAACAATAAAATAGTATACatgtatgttcattcattcaatataaagttttttttcccatatatatatatatatatatatatatatatatatatatatatatatatatatatatatatatatatatatatgattgtttttttcttaagAATCAATACAACTTTCGCTGGGAATTAGTAACTTCTAAAATGATAGAACTCAGATACTAACCGAGAACTAACTAGTAATGAAaactaattaatttttaaaatcagcATGGCCAACACTGCTTGTCAGAACATAAGGAAATGTGCTTTATCCTTTTTGGGGACAATAAAGTAATATtgattttctctctctttccctccacAGGTCAGAAAACTATATTTTATCCTGTATATTTTGTTCTTATTATCTCTGTTGGTTTCaacatatttttagtatattCTGGATACCTGACCCTTGATTATAACACATTGGCATATATCACGACTTGTACAACTTTGAAAGAGAAGCCTCTGGAAAACAGCACTATCCTGCTCATATGGTTTTGGCCATCTGGAAGACAATTAGGTCTAAATTCTTGCAGTGCAAAATTTAATATTGATGGCTGTCACTTGACTCTAGATCGAGAGCTTTACGATGATGCTCATGGAGTACTGATAAATCacagaaacattaaaaatgaccTGTCAAATTTACCCACAAAGCCACGACCCTTCTTCCAGAAATGGATATGGATGCACTTTGAGTCCCCAGAAAACACAAGACGACTCGACGGTCTGGATAACCTTTTTAATGTGACGCTGAATTACAGACGGGATGCTGATATTGGGCTTCGTGAACAATTTATTCTTAAAAATGAAGACACTGAGGATAAGATTTTCCCACAAGTTCTGGACAAGAAAGACAAATTAGTTTGCTGGATAGTGAGCCACTGGAATGAGAAGCTTGAACGAGTAGCTTATTTTAATGAGCTAAAAAAACACATTGACATTTATGCCCTTGGGAGACATTTTGGGAGCAAAGTAAATAATACACAATACAAGGAAACCCTAACTAGATGCAAGTTCTATCTGTCATTTGAAAACACAAACGTTCACTACGACTACATCACAGAAAAGCTGTTCAATCCTCTCACCTTTGGATCAGTGCCGGTGGCTCTTGGGGCTCCAAGATACATATATGAGAGATTTGTGCCTAAAGATTCTTTCATCCACGTGAAGGATTTCTCCAGCCCTCAGAAACTGGCTGAACACCTGCTGTCACTGGACAAGAATGTTGACGAATACAAAAAGTATTTTCAGTGGaggaaacactttgaaattaaacTTGTTGACTATCCTGAAGAGCATGCGTGCCGTGCCTGTCAGTATATAAGAGCAAAAAAAGACTACCAGGCTTTTGGAAACCTTAGCAAATGGTACTGGGATGCCATCAATGATGGAATCTAAATGTCAGGGATGTTTTTATGTGTATATTGTTTGGCTTTTGTCAAAATATTAGATAACACATCTGGCCAGCACCATTTTGTAAAAGTTTACAAAAATTCTTAAAGTTatatgtttttgactcttctaaatcatataccataatatgtttgcaaatatttaaaggTGTAGttgattgtctttagaaacattttttgttttgttggttgaaagtctctttacattccaaaagtaatgattaaagtaaatgatctacatgtatttttatattctggttgaggaataaaacaaaacaaaaaatatctatCAAATTAAAAATTTTTCAAGCTGACAATTCCCAACattctgataagtagcctaaACTTTCTGTCAACAATTGGGCATTTGTACATCTGCAGCAGCTCATGCAGATCTGCCATCTAACCATGCGTGCATGGTGCAAGGACAACACCATGGCTgatgtatttcttttagacaggtaatgttgttttttaaaagtattttagtcacaaagcttatgtagattgttTTGCTTTATGACTGGGTTTTATGCACGGAAGAGTTGTccactgaaatctcctggtgaaagattgatgtgactattttcaatttcataagggaccttttacagcatctataatgtagattattatttagtttaacaacaagcaATAAGTAAGTAGCACTATTCCATCTAGCCtaacttttaaatttaaatatttaagttgaaatatttattattttaataataaataatattattatttattattattataattattattttaataataaataataagtcgTATGAACAGTTTTTGAGAATTATAAACTgtgtatttactttaaatgtaatttttttacttCAATAATTTTATGAATTTCATCTctgctaaaactttttttttattcagagatCACAAATGTAAAGTTCCAAAACATCTATTTTACATAAAACTGACTTGATGATAAGTAATGATACAATGATAACTCCAGTAACCAGTTGATTAAATCTCTTTTTGTTATTATCTTTCCACCTCCGTTTAAATTTGTTTGGGCTTATATGTTTCCTTCATTTGAGTGGCAACATTTTCGGAGGGTTCTTATATTTGGCAAAATGTTACAAATCAAACCAATGTCTTTTAAAACTCCTCACAGAATATATTCtgtcattaaaacattaaacattaagcATTAAAACTTTTTCATATAAATTACAAGTGCTCCATTGGTATAATTGTGTAAAAGAATACATGTGCATTTTTCAATGTTGCAgtttatttttgatttgttttgaaatATCACAAAGTTTAGGAGTTAAATTGATTGTACCCTGGTCTTAGATTTAACGTTAGAAATACCATATTTATTActgaattgtttttaatattaggtAAACTTACTATCTTATCTAAATGGAGAATTAAACCCCTATGAAGTTAGATTTGAATCTTTGAATCTAGACATCTAGAATCTTTGCTTgcgagttaaacatttttaaacccATGTATACCAGGGTTAATTTTGTGTCTTTAtcaaataaacatataaagtttttgaccaaaataagctacattttcataaaaaagatttcaaataaaacaatatttatatatttaataaaaaaacataggcctaattgattaaaaataataataatagtaattgcacttctaaaaataaactattgcaATTTTATGCAGTAACCACCAGATTTTCATtgtgtgctcattcattttgctttctgttctgtcatttttataattaaatgttttttttttttttgcaatcttttattttttaattactttgaactcattt
This portion of the Danio rerio strain Tuebingen ecotype United States chromosome 3, GRCz12tu, whole genome shotgun sequence genome encodes:
- the LOC100150142 gene encoding 4-galactosyl-N-acetylglucosaminide 3-alpha-L-fucosyltransferase 9-like, encoding MSSQKTIFYPVYFVLIISVGFNIFLVYSGYLTLDYNTLAYITTCTTLKEKPLENSTILLIWFWPSGRQLGLNSCSAKFNIDGCHLTLDRELYDDAHGVLINHRNIKNDLSNLPTKPRPFFQKWIWMHFESPENTRRLDGLDNLFNVTLNYRRDADIGLREQFILKNEDTEDKIFPQVLDKKDKLVCWIVSHWNEKLERVAYFNELKKHIDIYALGRHFGSKVNNTQYKETLTRCKFYLSFENTNVHYDYITEKLFNPLTFGSVPVALGAPRYIYERFVPKDSFIHVKDFSSPQKLAEHLLSLDKNVDEYKKYFQWRKHFEIKLVDYPEEHACRACQYIRAKKDYQAFGNLSKWYWDAINDGI